One segment of Carya illinoinensis cultivar Pawnee chromosome 1, C.illinoinensisPawnee_v1, whole genome shotgun sequence DNA contains the following:
- the LOC122274523 gene encoding proline-rich protein 2-like produces the protein MYVKGGNRIETVKPGKLKKMEVGGQRWLCVALVFVLTIFHIEAARIGQGGEVAFNLDNNKVQQRDLSKGIYYGMKPKGVPLPPSGPSKRTSASPPPPPHHRFNQALIKGPVPPSGPSKRTSDSPPPPPHHRFNQALIKGPVPPSGPSKRTSDSPPPPPHHRFNQALVKGPVPPSAPNQRTYDSPPPPPHHRFNQALVKGPVPPSAPN, from the coding sequence ATGTATGTGAAAGGAGGTAATAGAATTGAGACAGTGAAGCCTGGGAAATTGAAAAAGATGGAGGTAGGCGGTCAAAGATGGTTGTGCGTGGCCCTTGTATTTGTTCTgactatttttcatattgaaGCTGCTAGAATTGGTCAAGGAGGAGAAGTTGCCTTCAACTTGGACAACAACAAAGTACAACAGCGAGATCTGTCCAAGGGTATCTACTATGGGATGAAGCCTAAAGGTGTACCACTTCCTCCATCTGGGCCTAGCAAGAGGACGTCTGCCtctcctcctccacctcctcaTCATCGCTTTAATCAAGCTCTCATCAAGGGCCCTGTTCCTCCCTCTGGGCCTAGCAAAAGGACCTCTGACtctcctcctccacctcctcaTCATCGTTTTAATCAAGCTCTCATCAAGGGCCCTGTTCCTCCCTCTGGGCCTAGCAAAAGGACCTCTGACtctcctcctccacctcctcaTCATCGCTTTAATCAAGCTCTCGTCAAGGGCCCTGTTCCTCCCTCTGCCCCTAACCAAAGGACCTATGACtctcctcctccacctcctcaTCATCGCTTTAATCAAGCTCTTGTCAAGGGCCCTGTTCCTCCCTCTGCCCCTAACTGA